Sequence from the Festucalex cinctus isolate MCC-2025b chromosome 21, RoL_Fcin_1.0, whole genome shotgun sequence genome:
tcatttgaaaataggggtgtcaggcaatcaaaatttttaatagaaattaatcacatgacttcaatagttaacttgtgattaatcacaaattttatatctgttctaaatgtacaataaaatattttttctaagtttttatACTCTTCCTAACAAAGTGGGCATACAATTGTGAAACTAAATATAGCtgcattttttagtcattgatacaataatttcataatccATAAAAatatgagttaaaattaaaaagacgcACTACTGTAAAAAagaagtgtgatattgatttgtgttggggtcctttttctgccactagatggcataattgcatctgtcagacattggtgacagctcagtgcatttttcttttcatattaagagctatttcATCTTTAACACAAAGTAACTTTTGAaatactgcacattttttaaattttaaaatacaacttgaccccagtctccacaaacatatgcattattattacatttatttctgctaaattttgacgtggacgtgtctacTGTGTTGTGaccggaattcccccagtagaggctttccaaggggtggtcattaatcgcacgtaaaaaaaaattagtggcgttaaaggcactttaaattaacgcactaatttttacACATATTATGAAAAATTTCCAGTGATGATGCGCAGCTCTTAATTTGGGTGTGGCAGGTGTGAAGCACAGAGATAAGCTCAGCGCTGCGTCCATATCGTCTGCTACTGTGAAAAGCCTAAAACGAGCCAAGACATATAACCAGTGAGACAATTTACTGACACttttatggcaaaaaaaaaaagatttcaagcATCCTTCCTTACATTCATATCGCACTCCATTCGTTGGCCAAGTGGGAGCATCGCTACTGGTGAGCGTTACCTAACGTCTGGGCTTGACGCCAGACGCCGTGGCTTCATCCCAATTTTAGCGCCTCATATTCAGTTGCGCTGCTCAAACTAGATGCGAACTACTGTAAATCATCATTTCAgttgtggcatttttttgtaGATAAATTAAAGCCTCAGATGTAATATtcaatcatccatccagtccATGCATATTGTAAATTGGCCGCAGTGCCagcttatatttaaaaaaaaaaacaacaacaaaaacaacaacctacAAACAGGAAGACATGCAACTATTTGGATGGATGATTTCACAGCTTGCTGTATGACTGCTTCTCTGACTTCCTGTGTAACTGGATGGTTGTTTAATAGAGTTTGAGGAGCAACGCAATCAAATTAGGGTCACATTTTAAAGTAATGCTGAAGTCATTCAAAAGTTATTCAAGGTCCTGAACATAGCAAAGATTCAGGTTTAAAGAGGACATTGGCAGGGGCAATGTTTTGATAGGCAATGTTtagggctgtcactatcaaatatttttggaatctATCGGTTAATTGAATAATCAGATGtactttaattcaaaataaaaatttatttcGAAAGTATTTTCTCCCCATGTCGACGgtttattaaccaattatttttatttggtcccgtttagtgatttaaaaaaaagtttttttggtaattgttttacaaaatagcaaatgttttcaaatgtcttattttaaataaatacaaaataaaattggtttgccttcatgaaggactaccGAAATTAGAGAATAATTACTGCTGAGCTTTTTGTACAATTATAATCTAAATAATGACTCTAAACAATTACTCTATTACTAAAATagctgttgattaatttgataatcgattacttgtcaattaacTGATTACTTTTGACACCTCTACAAAGCTTTAAAATCATACTTACTGTTAAAACATAAtgcacgagagagagagagagagagagagagagagagagagagaaagatagACATGAaggtatagatagatagatagatagatagatagatagatagatgtctGAGCAAACATACAGGCCTCTTCAGTTTCCTAATTCGAGTAGAAGCTTTAAAAATTGTCCCCTTTCAACATCATCTGAATAAGCAATCATCATACAAATCGAGGACTGCTGTGTCCTGTTCAGACAATACTGGCTGCCATTAAATCTGTTCTACGAAAAGAAAATTACTTCTATAGTCTTTGTGCTCTGATGTTATTTCCATGGATGGAGCTCATCACATTAAGTTTAAGATTCCAATTTGCTGTCTTTGAGGGAACACTCATCATCAACAATGACCTTCCCCACTTGAGATGGGAGTatcattgttgttttgaatcgaAGCCTCCAagtgtgagtgaaaaaataaaacccaaaacATGCTACATACTTCAAGAGATGCTTCGCTTCTCCCAAAATACATTCTCCTCGCTCTCCCATACTCCGTCTAAACCTATTAGGGTCATATGCTCTTCATAGAAGCAGAACAAGGCCGCTAACTCGGCTGAAACAGCGAGAGCTTTTTCCCCCCTGTATCTCATTGAGTGTGATTAAATTGCTTTTCAAGCCAACAGGTCACGGCTGACAAAACAGCTCCTGTATAAGGAAACGACTCCTGGGATCCCCACCAGCGGCCAATAAATGATTTCAATAGCTCAAATGAGCGTGCAGGAAATTAATAGCGTGAGGTCTGTTCTGAATTGAACGCATCACGTAATAAATTGTTCCATCTAATCCAATATCGCCGCCGCCGAGCGTTTATCCGCGGCCGTATGGCGACTTGCGCGACAAAGCACTTACCGCCCTCCCTCCTTTCCTGTGTGTCTGCAGTGTTCCAGGATGTCCACGTTATGATCTTCATCGGTTTTGGCTTCTTGATGACCTTTCTGAAAAGATATGGCTTCAGCAGCGTGGGCGTCAATCTGCTGCTGGCCGCCTTCGGCCTGCAGTGGGGCCTCCTCATGCAGGGCATTTGGCACCTGGATGACGGCAAAATTAAGATCAACATTTTTAAGTAAGGCCAGCATCTGCACTTGAGTCAAAATTCGTAGAGTTTCCACTATTTCCCATACCAAGATTctttaaatttgaaatatattctggttaatattgtggaatatgaataaagcagctaAATCCACCTGCttttgtcacttcctgtcgactgaaaatgacatcacagttgtcaggtaacagccaatcacagctcagcttgcaaacgtcacataACCAAActcagacaacaggtgagccgCGATTGGTCGTCAACTCAGCCctgaccaactgtgatgtcattcttaatctacagcaagtgacaaaatgaccgccctctgagatggattttgctgcctaattcatatttcacaaacacaatattaatcaaatcAGAATGctggttttatacaaaatattttaaagaaaacgtttgggttgacttcccctgttTGAACCCCCACTTGTATCCCTCCCTGTTATACTATAGTAAACTGTTTTCCTGACAACTCGTCTTCTCACCTTGTAGAATCATCAACGCAGACTTCAGCACGGCCACAGTGCTGATCTCTTTCGGCGCAGTTCTCGGGAAGACCAGTCCTGTACAGTTGCTCATCATGACCATCCTGGAGATCACCATCTTCTCCATCAACGAGCATCTGGTGGCAGAAATCATGGGGGTGAGttgatcaacaataaaataagcactGAGGAATAAAATTACTTCTTAccttgagcagcaaaatccgtCGTTCCTAAATCATGTTCCTAAATTCTTATCAGGAGACTTATCGAGCACagcaactaaaaaaataacagtgTAACAATTCACTTCTCTTTCCAGGCTAATGATGTCGGGGCCTCCATGATCATCCACGCCTACGGAGCCTATTTCGGTTTGGCTGTGGCTCGAGTACTTTACCGACCCGGTCTGAGGAACGGGCACGAGAATGACGGCTCTGTTTACCATTCTGATCTGTTTGCCATGATCGGTAAAAGAAAAGTTCTACTATTGTCAAGTCAACGTTCCTGACGTTCCACAGCTTGCTTATTGTTCATttccgccatctagtggacacAAATGTCACTGCATCTTCAACACTGCTTGAACTGTGTTTACCTCAACAGGGACGGTGTTCCTCTGGATGTTCTGGCCCAGTTTTAACTCAGCCATTGCCGACCCGGGCTTCACCCAGCTGACTGCGGTGATCAACACCTACCTCTCCCTGGCCGCCTGCGTCCTCTCGGCCTACGCCATCTCCAGCCTGGTGGAGCACAAAGGAAAATTGGACATGGTCGGATCAACTTTCCTGCCAGTGAAATGTGACTTCATCATCATTTTGACCCGTTTTTTCGTCTTAATTGTACAGGTACACATTCAGAACGCCACCCTGGCCGGTGGTGTTGCCGTGGGAACGTGCGCCGACATGAACATTGGGCCCTTTGGGGCCATGCTGATCGGATTAGTGGCTGGCATCATTTCCACACTGGGCTTCAAGTACCTGACTGTGAGTTTGGAAATTACAACATGTAAATattcaatttaaaatatttttttctgttttctccgCAGCCTGTTCTGGCGTCTAATTTAGGCATCCAGGATACCTGCGGTGTACACAATCTGCATGGCATGCCGGGCATCCTGGGTGGCTTGGCTGGTATTGTGGCTGTGGCTTTGGGGAAAAAGGACGGGTAAGTTTCGGCAATTCAAATATGGCTGTGCTTAGTTTGtgttttaaaatccaaattgtTCCCCTTTAGAGGGAGCGCTACCATGCAAGCCGCTGCTTTGGCTTCATCCCTCGGGTTCGCTTTGGTCGGAGGGGCTATCACAGGTGGGTGGAGATGAGAAGTAACACTTCATTAACATATCTATTACAGTTTCAACCCGTCCAAGATACATGAAAAGCTAATGGCACCAAACCAAGGGGAATAAAGagctggggggggaaaaaaatgcaatttccaAACTATCCTCATATGAGGGGGCACAGTGTGggatatggggaaaaaaagcacatagcggaataataataaaaattattacaaaaaaactccAAGACTTGCACATGTGGGAGGAATGGTTGAGGGAGGCTGTCAAGCATTTGCAACCTTTTTAAAGCGGGCACATCTACAGTACACCTGGATTGTCACTGGGGGGAGGAGAGCCAATGAATTAGGTGGTGATAATAGGGTTATGTATGCGTTGATGatcgtgtgtgtgtatgcataaGCCTGCGTCCGACTGCTCATGCATCTCGtcttgttgccatggagacagtCCTGTCTGGTCTAATCAAATATGAAGCACAAGACAATGTCAGGAAACaagtttggcaattttgtgtcgCAAATCTGGCTAGTGTTATGTTTGGTGTGAAATTCTTTGTTGGAGTTTGTCATGAAATTTGCCACAAAAAATTCTgcttttaaaccaaaatagcaaacttcctgttcaattttcaGGCATGGGTCCTGATAGATATGGCCACCCATTTTAATTGAagttagatttttgtttttataactttCCAGGTGGAGCTACTGAGCGACATATTTGCTCTAGTTTGGGATGTTAAAATATATACCTAATAtataaattgtacattttttgagtATGTCGAAAAATGTGAtgattaacaaacaaaaaagtcacGTTATAAGTGCATCAATCCAAGATGGCCTCTTCCGACTATGACTCTCTGGATTACTATCCTTGCAAAGGCATTAagatgaaatatttcagggctTACATTCAAATTGTGACAAGTTACTCGAAAAGAGCAAGATCCAAGGTGACTGAAAATGTGCTTCCCCGGTTTCTCAGGTTTATTAATGAAGGTGCCTATCTGGGGGCAACCACCAGACCAGAACTGCTTTGATGACTCCATTTACTGGGAGGTAAGAAATCCTTTATTCCAGAGATGGTAGCTGTAAAAGCTTAATATTCCGCATGATTAAATGTGAAATTCAGGACCATATTTGCGCTCTAACCAGGTAGTGCctgaataataatataacagCCTTTAGGAtggtattgatattttttcaaataattcTTTTCCAGGTCCCTGCAGAAGAAGAGGAGAATGAGGAGAGCTTGGCTCACGCAGATCACTCGAAGAACAAAGCAGATGtttaaaaaattggaaaaaaaaaacatagcactATATCAGGGACTATTATTGCTCCACTATGCTCTTAAAATTGCAGTTCAGTATGAATTGAGACATTACAGCTCCCTGGATAACACAGCATGATTGTTTTCACATAGTAGGGGTCGGCATTATTAGTCAGTTAACCGATCATCACGAATTTCACTGATTGTATGAGATTGAAACATGAGGTATGAAGCAGGGACATCATAGAGGGATATTAAGCTACATCCATGGAGACAACTGTCAATATTTAAAGAGAAATAGAGAAAATCttcttattaaaaatgtatattttatcaAAAACAACCATCtgggttgttttttatttttgacactgAAATCAACAGTTCACAAATGAATCATCGCTCAATGCTGGAACACAGCAACACTTGTaagtttttttctgtatttacttTAATGAACtagaagcatgtttttttttatataaatattatcatttttattatttttacatattagtacagtgtgtgtattttttagttttcaagTACAATGTTATCCTTTCACATGAGTAACACTTTGGGGAAAGACAGGGATGGAAGAGTGACCTCATCACACTTATCTTTATCTGTTCAATGTTCCTGTGATGAACCAAcatgtgtgtgtactgtgtgtgtgtcGATCGACACTGAGGCTCATTTTGTTACTATTACGTAAAATGTATTCTTACATTGTACATAATGTCACACTTTCGCTGATTGACATGGTCAGTTTGGTTGTAGCCTTGCAGTTTAAAATGAACCGGTACACAACTTCTATTTTTCCAGACGTCAATAAATAAGAGAGGACAAAAGTTGCATTATAAACACTTTTTCATACAAATTACATCTGCACACAAATGAGCCTTCTTTTGCGCTTTATAACACAAAAAATAAGCGCTGCGGGTGAGATCAAACTGACTACATTTCCTAGTTAGTAATCAATTCTTCTGCTTTTGCTTTGTCATACTTGGTGTGACGCCGAGACCAATGAAAAGCAtcaaaattttgtattttttataaagtgctCATTGTATTTGTATAATGAATGTACTAACATTGCcgtaataaaacattttgtacattataaaaatgtgtttggttTGAGACGTCATTATGAGAAACTATAGAATGAGCTAGTACAACAAATAGCAGTCCTGATTCGGAAGGCTCTGGGCAGATTACATTGACATGGCAGCACATAGAGCAGTagtgtccaaactcggtcctcaagggccggagtcctgcaggtgtcAGATGTTTCTCTTCTTCAACACACCtaaagctcatcagcaagctctacaTAAGCCTTATAACAatcctgttcattggaaacaggtgcgttagagcagggaaacatccaaaagcttcaggactccggccctcgaggaccgagtttggataTCACACTGacatagagatttaaaaaataaataaatgtgattgtaaatgtaggtcattGCTTCTGATAGTGTTCAGGCTTTGCTGACGAACAGACTAAAATGTATTGACTAGATAAAAGTCTTACCTTTTCGGAAACCATCCCAAACTATTAAAagtgaatataaataaatatttcataaagTTTATCTTCGAATTTTCAGGTGGCAGTAGCGTACTATTCGATGGTGCGAAGCCGCTATAAAACCCGCGAAGAAGTTTTTTCTTCCTTGCGCTCATCACTTCCTTGTTGTGAGCCGCGGTGCATTCTGGGATACAAAATGTCTCCAGTGgatgttagctaatgctaatccgCGGGGTATCACTGCGAATAAATCTAAACGTATGCACGCTGTAGTATTGTCAAAGTGTCTTTGATAATAACCGTACTGCACTGTTGCCATGGTGAGTAGCGATTACCGTTATCTATTCAATGCACTGCATGCGTAATTTATGCAAATACGTTGTTGCGTTTGTTTAGCGACATAGTCTGGGTCACGTAAGCCGCTGGAGAAACAGCCGCTAAATGCAATGTTTTCCtggtttattaatttatttctgtTTATCCTGGTTATACTTGTTGAGATCGTTACAAACTAACCAAATCAAGCCTACTGAACAAGGTTATTTAGTCATGTTAAACGAATCACGATCAGGTGCAATTATTACGGTCGACAGTTGTATTATATATGCCTGTAAGGGTGTTATTAATTTTgaatcgtttttgtttttaataatattaatatttaaaataattgtctgGTTTCTAGGAAGATTAAAAGGATTTATTTATCATGTTTGTATTGTTGCACCAAATCAGTTTCGATTGCTCCTTGTGTTGTCCAATTCCTTTCCTTGTTATCCCAAATAAAACACcaatacaacaaaaatgaaCACTTACACTAAGACCTTTAAACGCACATTTTCTTCATATTTGTCTGAACAatcaatattcattttcattctTTCCAGTCAACGAAAGCGGAGTGCAGAGTGTCCAGTTCCAGCTCTAGGACGGATGACAAGAGCAGAGGCAAAGCtgcttaaatataaaataaatgaataaaatctaAGCGGAAATGTGTCACTCTAGTACAAAAAGATCCTGtaacaaaatatacaataaaaacatttataaattaGATTTACTGTGATTTATAAGCTGCATGCACTGCCACATATTGTTTATGTGGCATGACGTTGAGtaataatttgtacatttgtactTTAGTTAATAACAGTTAGCAATCACTTCATGCTAGTTGGAATCTACAGTCCACCAATCATAGCATGCTGACTAGTTTTCTGTTTGCACaggtagagaaaaaaagaagcgtaAACGCAGCCGTAGTAGATCTtcctcgtcgtcctcctcctccagttcgTCCTCCAGTTCGTCCTCGGCTTCATCGTCTTCATCGGGCTCGTCATACTCTTCCAGCAGCAGCCGGAGTAGTTCCAGAAGCAGCGGTGAGTTTCAGTGGAAGCTATGAATTGATGTACTTATTGCAAAACACGTTCACCGATTTCTTACCAGACTCCCGAAGTAAGTCCAGAAAGCAATCaaagaaaaggaaaagggaCAAACCGAAAAAGGTATTTGTTGATATTATGGTTGTTCATTAATTGTCAGTATCTTTTACAAGATGTTGTCATATGTGTCATCCGCAGGAGAAGGTTAAGAAAGAAAAGCGACATAAacgtaaaaaagaaaagaaatccaAAGGCGGGGAAGACAACTCGGGGCCTGTTCAGATATCCAAGGTAATTGATGCAGGTTTTGTGAGTTTacttaaatgtttaaataaacaGGCTCGTGGTGACAGATGTCTTTGCTTGTTCCCTTAGTACTTGaaggaaaagaagaaaggcAGGAAGTACAGCATGATTTCGGGAAAGAAGATCAAAATGAAAGTGAAGAAGTCAAAAAAGGATAAACAGGTCATTTCAAGTCTCTTTTGCAGCCACTTTACTGTTGAAGTTTTGTTGTACGCTCTCAATCATCTGTTTCCACCACAGCGGGACAAAAATCGAGCCGAACTTCTGGAGTTCTTGAACTCTACCTTGTGATTCCCCGAGTGGGCACGGCAGCTGACCTCAGGAAACTACAAGCGAGCTGTCCAGGGGaagaaatgtaaataaaggttGAGGTCAAGTCAGGGCGTGGCACGCCTTGAAACAGAGTACACACATACCGATGTTGCTATCTGAACCGATtatttaaatgtgaaaaaaaacacacaagataaGAAAAACGTTCTCTTAACAAATGTATGGTGTAGTACtgagactgacctgtgagaggcgcCATGgtgcagaagaaaaaaagagacaaagaaataaaagaagctaggctaactgttagcttatctTGGAACTATATTAAAACTCCTcgttttcagttttattttggtgaatgCCTTTTTTATACAAACACTCAACACAATACAACTAAAGCTtgataaaaattcaaaatgtaCTCCCGATTATGATTATGAGTATGTGTGTACCCTGTTTAATTTAAGAGGGACAATGTGCAGCACAGTGAGCTGGTTCTATGACTGAATTCAGACCAAGTTGAGGAGCAGCGTCATCAGATGTTCCATATCGCTGGTTAATGACTTATGAACGTTAGGTGCACCTGCATAATCGAACGgaatccaataaaacaaaaaatacatctgCCATACATTGAAAATAATCATCAGTTTTGATAAACACTGTCAGCGAGTTAATGTTTGTTTgcagtgcaggtgtacctaataaagtgggcTTTATGTACACATGTCAATAGTTTATTCTTCTATCACTGCTTTTTATTTGGGCTTTATTTGACTGTTGTCATCCGTGTGTATTGATATAACCGTTTTGAAAGTGAGTATCACATACTTGAAACCAGTCAGCAACGCCGCTATCTTTTTTTCAGCAGTGTTCAGTGTTAATGAAGCTGTAAAACAAAATAGTCTTGTTGAACGCATTCATGGAGCtgtgtgtcaaaattaaaataaaacaaatgtttcatCGCTTTCTCCtgtaatattttattagcatttatTTGCAGCAGATCTACACTTGGAAAGAGAAGGTACAGAAGCGAAGCTTTTAGATGGCTGACCTTGAGTGGTTATTGTGCGCTGTGAAAGAGTACAGAGGGTGACTCAGACTGATGGGGgtgggaaatttaaaaaaaattacacagcaATCATGTGCAAAATATGAAAAGCTCAGGTTTTATTTGGAGCAAGTTCACATTTTTTAGTGTGAGGTTGGAACTTGGAAAAATTACAGGTTAGCGGATGGTTTTTATGTACTTGCATATTGCGGTTAGGAATGTCAACTAACTAGCTGgtgactaataaaaaaaaaaaaaaaaggaaactaatTACCAAGTAAAACTGAGTTGGACTGTAATAAAATAAGTTCACTGGAAATTAGGATGTCAATTACAAGGATAGAAATATTTATCTGAAGGTGACCTGCAtctaaataaatttttaaacattaaagaaaaacaaaagcatacATTGTAtagaaaatactgtatgtattgtAGTTTGTGTGTTAAATACACGTGCCTATAAAAGGTGAGACTTGATGGATTGGCACGTGACATAAGTAAGTCTGGGTGTGAGCTGTGGCtgacagcagttttaatgtcagtgttgtcattgtgttttattgttcaATAAACTCCTGAAAAGTGCTTATGGTTCTCCATTCACAAATGCAAGGGTATTACAATTAGTTTACtgcaaaaatacataataaataaaacattaaaaatgagCGCTATAAATCACAGATTCTTGTAATAAAGTGGACATAATAcattccacacacaaaaaagaacaaataatcATGAACACTTACCAGAATAAAGTAACAGTATTTCTTCTATCCATACATGTCAAAATAAAGGCTGCATCATGTGAAGGACTGCCAGGCTTGAGAAGTTTGTCACGGTTTTGTCAGAAGCTGATAAGACGAAGACATTGACGAGCAATTTGAATCAATACTTGGGTTAAAACAGTCGTAAATCATACAATCCTGCTCTGTCACGTCACAACATATATTCACAAAATAGCAACATCTCACTCGGTATCTTCACCTGAGTTAGCTTTCTGCACTAACACGtttctaataaatgtttttattgatctgaaaccccTCATAAGATTCTTACTGTacttaattgtcttttttttactaTACTTTGTCTCAATTAAACACATATCTGAAAAAGTATATTCAGTGTTTGACCATCGGTTTAGCTAAACCGATGCTAACCTAGCTTATCTGCGTCTGTAGCTTTCAGTGACAGATGATGTTTGATGTTGTAGTTGCCTCTTATCTTTGAGTTGACATTGTCGTTTTCCTGGTTTGTTGAAATGTAGTGAAAACAAATCTAAGGAGCTCTGTTCATGATTCTTGCTATTAGCttcatgtagctagctagcatctttATGGGGAGAGTCCCAGGGCCGCATTATAGCATAGGTTGTCAGTTTGCGCACATAAAAGGAAATCAATCTGACAAAATTGAAACAAATAAGAACTATGTTAAAAgtgcacattttcaaatgtaaacCGACAAGACTTAagtgtgactcgagtcaagtcatgtgacttgacTCTCCAATCTCCACATCATGGTCCTTCGCTGTCCTACTAAACGAGTTTACTGCTTGTTCCTTTGTATCTGAAGTCCGGCATGCTCCACACCCTCTCCTCCCTGTCCGTTCCTCTTTCTACATCTTCCGACACCGTCTTCAGGTCGCTCAGGCGGGCCCCCTCACCCGAAATCAACCCCACCGCGCTGCCAAAGGGGTTGATCTTGATGCGGGATCGGAAGTTCACTAGAGACATGCTCTTGGCGCGTTGGTTGCTCCACTGACGAGCAAGCCGCtgggcctcctcctcctccttcagtTGCTCCACAGCTTCCAGGAGGACTGAGCGGAAGAGCCCGGACACCTCCTGCACCTCCGGCTCGCTGGCTCGGATTGCGTCGCGGAACCTGTGCGGAATCAAGACAAGCGAAA
This genomic interval carries:
- the rhag gene encoding ammonium transporter Rh type A, producing the protein MCTDRQLYRVGPGMPAYATNMRLKFPIVALALEVITIILFAVFVVYDDGKAHGHDAHGNDTGHQEPPMQLYPMFQDVHVMIFIGFGFLMTFLKRYGFSSVGVNLLLAAFGLQWGLLMQGIWHLDDGKIKINIFKIINADFSTATVLISFGAVLGKTSPVQLLIMTILEITIFSINEHLVAEIMGANDVGASMIIHAYGAYFGLAVARVLYRPGLRNGHENDGSVYHSDLFAMIGTVFLWMFWPSFNSAIADPGFTQLTAVINTYLSLAACVLSAYAISSLVEHKGKLDMVHIQNATLAGGVAVGTCADMNIGPFGAMLIGLVAGIISTLGFKYLTPVLASNLGIQDTCGVHNLHGMPGILGGLAGIVAVALGKKDGGSATMQAAALASSLGFALVGGAITGLLMKVPIWGQPPDQNCFDDSIYWEVPAEEEENEESLAHADHSKNKADV
- the LOC144010616 gene encoding uncharacterized protein LOC144010616 gives rise to the protein MSTKAECRVSSSSSRTDDKSRGREKKKRKRSRSRSSSSSSSSSSSSSSSSASSSSSGSSYSSSSSRSSSRSSDSRSKSRKQSKKRKRDKPKKEKVKKEKRHKRKKEKKSKGGEDNSGPVQISKYLKEKKKGRKYSMISGKKIKMKVKKSKKDKQRDKNRAELLEFLNSTL
- the rd3 gene encoding protein RD3, translating into MASWFSWSEPHQRIPRRDPADVVTDTLMVELSWQLKETERQQRERESEYQRLKTGVDYSWLASAPRSSYNISTGERLGLEDLCSKVPPSCCGLVILKFRDAIRASEPEVQEVSGLFRSVLLEAVEQLKEEEEAQRLARQWSNQRAKSMSLVNFRSRIKINPFGSAVGLISGEGARLSDLKTVSEDVERGTDREERVWSMPDFRYKGTSSKLV